In Lewinellaceae bacterium, a single window of DNA contains:
- a CDS encoding ATP-binding protein, translating into MEKIRLRSNQKIERVSLDYQRDELRQFDWSLRLMGIKGARGIGKTTLLLQHLHQTHGFNEKAIYISLDDIYFTENRLIDFVEDFYRNGGLFLYLDEVHKYPDWAIEVKNIYDTYPDLQIIFTGSSMLEIQKSNVDLSRRAITFSLQGLSFRQFLDLKYQIKAPAHTLKDILENANEAIASFDPGFKPYLYFKEYLQRGYYPFFKEGDSYYFDRLEAIVRAVIESDFPLLHNIDIKNIRRIYQLLLVISTSPPFKPNIQKLSERAGLSRNTLLQYIYHLEQADILMLLQSPRKGISLLQKPEKIFLENPNLLYAFAPTTLDIGMVRETFVLNQLKAVHKVHYPDKDGDIFVDEQYVFEIGGKSKKQDQLAHTANTFIVADNWDFKVGNKIPIWLFGLLY; encoded by the coding sequence ATGGAAAAAATCAGGCTTCGGTCTAACCAAAAAATTGAAAGAGTGTCTCTGGATTATCAAAGGGACGAACTTAGGCAATTTGACTGGAGCTTGCGCTTAATGGGGATTAAAGGAGCGCGGGGAATTGGCAAAACAACACTGCTGTTACAACACCTCCATCAAACTCACGGGTTCAACGAAAAAGCCATATACATTTCTCTGGATGACATCTATTTTACCGAAAACCGGCTCATTGACTTTGTGGAGGATTTTTACCGCAATGGAGGGCTGTTTTTGTACCTTGATGAAGTACATAAATACCCCGACTGGGCTATTGAAGTCAAAAATATATACGATACTTATCCTGATCTCCAGATTATCTTCACGGGTTCCTCCATGCTGGAAATCCAAAAAAGCAATGTCGACCTGAGCCGCAGAGCCATTACTTTTTCCCTGCAAGGTTTATCTTTCCGGCAGTTCCTGGATTTAAAGTATCAGATCAAGGCACCCGCACATACACTAAAGGATATTCTGGAGAATGCCAATGAGGCCATTGCCTCTTTTGACCCTGGCTTTAAACCTTATCTCTATTTTAAAGAATATCTTCAAAGGGGTTATTATCCGTTTTTCAAAGAAGGGGATAGTTATTATTTTGATCGTTTAGAAGCCATTGTAAGGGCAGTTATTGAATCAGATTTTCCGTTGCTGCACAATATTGACATCAAGAATATTCGCCGCATATACCAGCTTCTATTAGTTATTTCCACCTCTCCACCCTTTAAGCCAAACATTCAAAAACTGAGTGAAAGGGCGGGGCTATCCCGGAATACACTGCTTCAATACATCTATCATTTAGAACAGGCTGATATTTTAATGCTTTTGCAAAGCCCGAGAAAGGGAATCAGCCTATTACAAAAACCGGAAAAAATATTCCTGGAAAACCCCAACTTGCTTTATGCCTTCGCGCCTACCACGTTGGATATTGGCATGGTGAGGGAAACTTTTGTGCTCAACCAATTAAAAGCCGTACACAAGGTTCATTATCCGGATAAGGACGGAGATATTTTTGTGGACGAGCAGTATGTTTTTGAAATTGGGGGAAAATCAAAAAAGCAGGATCAGTTAGCCCATACCGCGAATACCTTCATCGTTGCTGATAATTGGGATTTCAAAGTAGGCAACAAAATTCCCATCTGGCTTTTCGGGCTGCTTTATTGA
- a CDS encoding RagB/SusD family nutrient uptake outer membrane protein produces the protein MKKIKTYLALIFSFLLATSCKDYLDVQPENVISEDNLEIEELVVNAYSALDYRFNTGEFRDNWPFDHAPSNWAFSDIRSGDAYKGGGGVGDNPGGGMHALEIHQVFPSSENAYNLWRALYFGLFRVNNAIITLNEATDFANKDLRIAEMRVLRAHFYFELMKNFGSFVYIDENTPISEVASLPNSFDKNFLWSKIEADLNAAIAVLPETQAGLGRVNKLVAHAYLAKAKLFQEQWNEAIANADLVLAGPYRLVEDIERLYSEPGYGNDENVFAIQYSINDGSEYGNLNFGDLLNSPDSPADDINHPYLNGDDFDKPSQNIVNAFKVDENGLPLLDTYNNSDLEPRDISTPVDPRLDHSVGRPGIAWKTWTAMPQQDNWSRDVATYGLYVRKKNQIDPNSGLRASGGFPWAKGALDQALIKISDVMLWKAEASIELGDIETGMALINQIRERALNSPYVRDFVDSDKPAANYQIGLYPTNVTQDFARKALRMERRLELHNEGHHFYDLVRWGIAANWINDYMVAESAKRAYYAGASFTPNRDEYLPIPQIEIDASGGVLIQRDNY, from the coding sequence ATGAAAAAGATAAAAACCTATTTAGCCTTAATCTTCTCCTTCCTGCTGGCCACTTCCTGCAAGGACTATCTGGATGTCCAGCCGGAAAATGTAATTTCTGAGGACAATCTGGAAATAGAAGAACTGGTAGTGAACGCTTATAGCGCCCTGGACTACCGTTTCAATACCGGAGAATTCAGAGACAACTGGCCTTTTGACCACGCTCCTTCCAATTGGGCCTTTTCCGATATCAGGAGCGGCGACGCCTACAAAGGCGGGGGCGGTGTTGGCGACAACCCCGGCGGCGGCATGCATGCGCTGGAAATTCACCAGGTTTTCCCGTCATCCGAAAATGCATACAACCTGTGGAGGGCATTATACTTTGGCCTGTTCCGGGTGAACAATGCTATCATTACCCTCAATGAGGCAACAGATTTTGCTAATAAAGACCTGAGGATTGCCGAAATGCGGGTGCTGCGGGCACACTTCTACTTTGAATTGATGAAAAACTTCGGCTCCTTCGTGTACATAGACGAGAACACGCCTATTAGCGAAGTGGCGAGCCTGCCGAATTCGTTTGACAAAAACTTTTTGTGGAGTAAAATTGAAGCTGACCTCAATGCTGCTATTGCAGTATTGCCAGAGACGCAAGCCGGCCTGGGCAGAGTGAATAAATTGGTTGCTCACGCCTATCTGGCAAAAGCCAAATTATTCCAGGAGCAGTGGAATGAAGCCATTGCCAATGCAGATTTGGTACTTGCCGGCCCTTACCGCTTGGTAGAGGACATCGAAAGGCTCTATTCAGAGCCCGGGTATGGCAACGATGAAAATGTCTTTGCCATCCAATACTCCATAAACGACGGCTCAGAATATGGGAATTTGAATTTTGGAGACTTGCTCAATTCTCCGGATTCGCCAGCCGACGACATCAATCACCCTTATCTCAATGGAGACGATTTTGACAAACCTTCCCAAAATATCGTCAATGCCTTTAAGGTGGATGAAAACGGCTTGCCCTTGCTGGACACCTACAATAATTCAGATTTGGAGCCTCGCGATATCAGCACTCCGGTTGATCCCCGGCTGGACCATTCCGTGGGCAGGCCCGGCATTGCCTGGAAAACCTGGACGGCCATGCCGCAACAGGACAACTGGAGCCGGGACGTTGCGACTTATGGGCTGTACGTGAGAAAAAAGAACCAGATAGACCCCAACTCCGGCCTGAGGGCCTCCGGTGGATTCCCCTGGGCGAAAGGCGCCCTGGACCAGGCCCTGATCAAAATCAGCGATGTCATGCTTTGGAAAGCCGAAGCATCCATCGAACTGGGGGATATCGAAACGGGAATGGCGTTGATCAACCAGATCAGAGAACGCGCCTTGAATTCTCCTTATGTCCGGGATTTTGTAGACAGCGATAAGCCCGCCGCCAATTATCAGATAGGCCTCTATCCTACCAATGTAACCCAAGACTTTGCCCGAAAAGCACTGCGCATGGAAAGGCGGCTGGAACTGCACAACGAAGGGCATCATTTTTATGACCTGGTCCGGTGGGGCATCGCTGCCAATTGGATTAACGACTACATGGTGGCGGAAAGCGCCAAACGAGCTTACTATGCCGGCGCCAGTTTCACGCCAAACAGAGACGAATACCTTCCGATCCCGCAAATTGAGATAGACGCTTCGGGCGGAGTATTGATCCAGCGCGATAACTATTAA
- a CDS encoding isoaspartyl peptidase/L-asparaginase, protein MHSTSHLPKLIVHGGAWNIPAAYHAAHLAGVRAAVEQTYPHLLGGGSALDAVEMAVQILESDPTFDAGRGAFLNAIGEIELDAIIMDGRNLDFGAVAALQNILHPVSVARKVMERTEHNLLAGAGALRFARNVGFEELQPESLLTERELEFFQQIRNDPGFRTHHPFKEGPGDTVGAVALDRDGNLAVATSTGGTARKLPGRVGDCPIAGAGAYADNELGAVSATGWGESIMKVLLSKTVCDAFATVGAMNAAQMGIEILARKVNGLGGVICINARGEYGWSHNTPYMALAYAETDGAVRVGI, encoded by the coding sequence ATGCATTCAACATCACACCTCCCCAAGCTCATCGTCCACGGCGGCGCCTGGAACATCCCGGCGGCCTACCACGCCGCCCACCTGGCGGGCGTGCGGGCCGCCGTAGAACAAACCTACCCGCATCTGCTGGGCGGCGGCAGCGCCCTCGATGCCGTAGAAATGGCCGTGCAGATACTGGAGTCTGACCCCACTTTCGATGCCGGCCGGGGCGCCTTTCTCAACGCCATCGGCGAAATAGAACTCGACGCCATCATCATGGACGGGCGCAACCTCGACTTCGGAGCAGTGGCGGCCCTGCAGAACATCCTCCACCCCGTCAGCGTGGCCCGAAAGGTGATGGAACGGACGGAGCACAACCTGTTGGCGGGCGCCGGGGCGCTCCGCTTCGCTCGTAACGTGGGCTTTGAGGAATTGCAACCTGAATCCTTGCTGACCGAACGAGAGCTCGAGTTCTTTCAACAAATTAGAAACGACCCTGGCTTCCGCACCCACCATCCTTTCAAAGAAGGGCCAGGCGACACCGTCGGCGCTGTAGCCCTTGACCGGGATGGCAACCTGGCAGTAGCTACTTCCACCGGCGGCACCGCCCGCAAGCTGCCCGGCCGGGTGGGCGACTGCCCGATCGCCGGCGCCGGGGCCTATGCGGATAACGAACTGGGCGCTGTATCAGCCACCGGCTGGGGTGAATCCATTATGAAAGTGCTGCTCAGCAAAACCGTCTGCGATGCCTTCGCCACGGTGGGTGCCATGAACGCCGCGCAAATGGGTATTGAAATCCTGGCCCGTAAAGTGAACGGGCTGGGCGGGGTGATTTGTATTAACGCAAGGGGGGAGTATGGTTGGTCGCACAATACGCCGTATATGGCGTTGGCGTATGCGGAGACAGACGGGGCGGTTCGGGTGGGTATCTGA
- a CDS encoding TonB-dependent receptor: protein MKLRILTLFALLFSAQLALAQRTVTGTVSDANTNEALIGANIVVPGTSTGTITDIDGTYSLEVPEDAASLIFSYTGYAEQEVSIAGLDRVDVALSAGSVLEEVVVVGYTSQRKKDITGAVSVVKAEELSDVATPNVISKLQSKVPGLSFTSSGVPGGNDTQISIRGLTSVFGGTGPLWVIDGVQTTNPAGLNPNDIESIQVLKDAASAGIYGTEAARGVIIVTTKQARSKTGRFSFNSLVTYNTIREDFKVLGSQEWLDVRYIAQGNTPVTAGNFVYEPGTELPAFLDDNNNLRLSNTDWVDVIMRNSVSTTTDLGYSFANDTWKVYVGAGYASDNGIMEYTNYERGNLRLNASVNLFKNRLTIGENLTVSKFSEVKANATEDALLQNPLIPVYGEDGTWGGPVGAGLQDKWNPLAILYINRNNAEKSLRSFGNVYADVNIVKGLTFSSKINFDINQFKFDEQTESFNQNGSILGNRILLDDQDFSRFVRRRNDAQTYIWTNLLVFKRDFGLHTLDAFIGHEIFDKNQDNEFHRIQVPLGTEVDFENIENYDIIADNAILDAYGIGADSRRMSQFAKVSYDFADKYYIASSVRRDGSSRFGKNNRYAIFPTVSLGWTLSNENFLSGIKDIDDLKLRFSWGGNGNADILEYAQYSIFNNALENSNYDLDGDGEGPISEGVSANQVGNPDLKWEQSYQTNIGLDLSLFDYRVKLVVDLYEKNTSDLLLQIIQPSVLGEAGKTLFFNAGDMTNRGVDLALGYDSDPVQDFRYGINFTFSAYRNEVTQLNNADNFILEGVSYTGVGYPIGSYYGYIADGIFRTPEEVAVHAEQTGKGLGNIRYRDLNGDGVINQDDRTIIGNPHPDFIYGINLSLGYKRWSFNIFFDGRQGNDMYNAQRELLDFPYFGFNHGRNTLDAWAPDNANSLIPALSTSDVNDQRRPSTYFVEDGSFFRLKNVNLTYSLSPQALNKIGFESASVFIQAENLLNITSFTGFDYEVPGLSRTGIGIAGLGTYPHTKAFSFGLNLNF from the coding sequence ATGAAACTTAGAATACTCACCTTATTCGCCTTGCTATTTTCCGCGCAGCTGGCCCTTGCTCAGCGAACCGTCACGGGAACAGTGAGCGATGCGAATACCAACGAGGCGCTTATCGGGGCAAACATTGTCGTACCTGGTACTTCCACCGGCACCATAACCGATATTGACGGCACCTATTCTTTGGAAGTGCCGGAAGATGCTGCCAGCCTGATCTTTTCCTACACGGGTTATGCTGAACAAGAAGTATCTATCGCCGGGCTGGACCGGGTCGATGTGGCGCTCTCTGCCGGGAGCGTGCTGGAAGAGGTCGTCGTTGTAGGTTATACCAGCCAACGGAAAAAAGACATTACCGGAGCGGTTTCCGTAGTGAAAGCAGAAGAACTTTCTGATGTGGCTACCCCCAACGTTATCAGCAAACTACAATCTAAAGTGCCTGGGCTTTCCTTTACCTCGTCGGGTGTTCCCGGAGGCAACGATACCCAGATTTCAATCCGGGGGCTAACCTCCGTGTTTGGAGGAACCGGCCCGCTGTGGGTCATAGACGGCGTGCAGACGACCAATCCCGCCGGCCTGAACCCCAATGACATCGAAAGCATCCAGGTTTTGAAAGATGCCGCCTCGGCCGGCATTTATGGCACGGAAGCCGCCAGAGGGGTGATCATTGTCACCACCAAACAGGCCAGAAGCAAAACCGGTAGATTCTCGTTTAATAGCCTTGTTACTTACAACACGATCCGGGAAGACTTCAAGGTGCTGGGCAGCCAGGAATGGCTGGATGTAAGATATATTGCCCAGGGCAATACTCCGGTTACGGCCGGCAATTTTGTTTATGAACCCGGGACGGAACTTCCCGCTTTCCTCGATGACAACAACAATCTGAGGTTATCCAATACGGATTGGGTTGATGTAATCATGCGCAATTCGGTCTCGACCACTACCGACCTGGGGTATTCTTTTGCCAATGATACCTGGAAAGTTTATGTAGGCGCCGGATATGCTTCCGATAACGGGATCATGGAATATACGAATTACGAACGAGGCAATTTGCGGCTGAATGCCAGCGTGAATCTGTTCAAAAACAGGCTCACCATTGGAGAAAACCTGACCGTATCGAAATTCAGCGAGGTTAAAGCCAATGCAACAGAAGACGCCCTGCTTCAGAACCCGTTAATCCCGGTATACGGAGAAGATGGAACCTGGGGAGGGCCCGTTGGCGCCGGGTTGCAGGACAAATGGAACCCACTTGCCATTTTGTACATCAATCGGAACAATGCCGAAAAATCGTTGAGGTCATTTGGCAATGTCTATGCTGATGTAAATATTGTGAAAGGCTTGACCTTCAGCAGCAAGATCAATTTCGATATCAATCAATTTAAATTTGATGAGCAAACCGAATCCTTTAACCAGAATGGCAGTATTCTCGGCAACAGGATACTGCTCGACGATCAGGATTTTTCCAGGTTTGTCAGGAGGAGAAATGATGCCCAAACCTATATCTGGACTAATCTGTTGGTCTTCAAACGCGATTTCGGGCTACATACCCTGGATGCTTTTATCGGCCATGAGATATTCGACAAAAACCAGGACAATGAATTCCATCGCATTCAGGTACCGCTCGGCACAGAAGTCGACTTCGAGAACATTGAGAACTATGACATCATTGCCGACAATGCTATCCTCGATGCTTATGGCATAGGGGCCGACAGCAGGCGGATGTCGCAGTTTGCTAAAGTCTCTTACGACTTTGCCGACAAATATTATATAGCCTCCAGTGTTCGGCGCGACGGGTCCTCCCGTTTCGGCAAGAACAACCGGTACGCTATTTTCCCTACTGTTTCCCTCGGCTGGACGTTGAGCAATGAAAACTTCCTGTCCGGCATTAAAGATATCGACGACTTAAAACTGCGCTTTTCCTGGGGCGGCAACGGCAATGCCGATATCCTGGAATACGCACAGTACTCCATCTTCAACAATGCACTGGAGAACAGCAATTATGACCTGGATGGAGATGGCGAAGGCCCGATCAGCGAGGGCGTCTCTGCCAATCAGGTCGGCAACCCGGACCTGAAATGGGAACAGTCTTATCAGACGAATATCGGGCTGGACCTGTCCCTGTTTGATTATCGCGTCAAATTGGTGGTAGACCTCTACGAAAAGAACACTTCCGATTTGTTGCTCCAGATCATCCAGCCCTCCGTGCTGGGCGAAGCCGGAAAGACCCTGTTCTTCAACGCCGGCGATATGACGAACAGAGGTGTTGACCTGGCCTTGGGATATGACTCCGATCCGGTTCAAGACTTCAGGTACGGCATCAATTTCACCTTCTCTGCTTACCGAAATGAAGTCACCCAACTGAACAATGCCGATAATTTCATCCTGGAAGGCGTTTCCTACACCGGTGTCGGCTATCCTATTGGTTCCTATTACGGCTACATCGCCGATGGCATCTTCAGAACACCGGAAGAAGTAGCTGTTCATGCCGAGCAGACCGGCAAAGGGCTTGGCAACATCCGCTACCGGGACTTGAATGGCGATGGGGTCATCAACCAGGACGACCGAACGATCATCGGCAACCCGCATCCCGATTTCATTTACGGAATTAATCTTTCCCTTGGGTACAAGAGATGGAGCTTTAATATCTTCTTTGATGGAAGGCAAGGCAATGACATGTACAATGCCCAAAGGGAATTACTGGACTTCCCCTACTTCGGGTTTAACCACGGAAGAAATACGCTGGACGCCTGGGCACCGGATAATGCCAACTCGTTGATCCCCGCCCTGAGCACATCTGACGTAAATGATCAGCGGCGCCCTTCTACCTATTTCGTCGAAGACGGCTCCTTCTTCCGGCTGAAGAACGTGAATTTGACCTATTCCTTAAGCCCACAGGCGCTGAACAAAATTGGTTTTGAAAGCGCAAGCGTTTTCATCCAGGCAGAAAACCTGCTCAACATAACCTCCTTTACCGGTTTTGATTACGAAGTTCCAGGCCTGAGCAGAACGGGTATTGGTATCGCCGGGCTGGGCACCTATCCGCATACCAAAGCATTCAGCTTCGGCTTGAATCTCAATTTCTAA
- a CDS encoding substrate-binding domain-containing protein, producing the protein MMEAEMDRELAFHPELDFEVLVADNNSQTQIGQIRELASTGIDLLIVSPNESIPLTPVVEEVNRSGIPVILIDRKTESERYTAFIGADNYEIGATAANYIASQFPKGVHIIELQLGMTMTPAQGRSRGFRDASIKFSGMETVAQIEMTAGMDDLKAQFLDALQQHPEARAIFAHSDFLAENAYRWAQEAGRTDELFFLGIDGIPGLGKGIQAVEDGVLDASLLYPTGGAEAIQLALAILNNLPFEKNNILQTIVINKSNARILHLQMKKVESLQRSIDGQKEAIEDLNTVYLNQRVYIFILILSLLLAVVSGGVLLKSLKAKEEMNRNLEARNQEVLEQQQQIVAMSEELKLATQAKMDFFTNISHEFRTPLTLILGYIEGMLSRPGGGGKAARQDLGMVRKNALRLLRLVNQLMDFRKTESGKMALRASENDLVAFTLEIVGAYRKMADKRNIELGFFSVEKELTVWFDGNMMDKVLFNLLSNAFKFTPDGGRIQLAVIKDSIAEKAIVKVEDNGRGMSKEEAERAFEQFYQGRNHKSRGTGLGLSLSKELVGLHAGDIALWSEPAKGTRFEVTLPLGSAHLREDQMVNSKPDSLSYDELIFLEEEEHQTDILANAPTDAEHTLLIVEDNNDLRLFLKNQFGRAYHIREAADGNEGLDMALEEVPDLIIADIMMPGRDGLALTRMLKTDLRTSHIPIVLLTAQSTMEQKIEGIQTGADAYVTKPFNLAFLSEIIKNLLHGRKILEERFSGVFQPSQLPSGMGGLDEQFLRKFTQHVEAHYEDQNLTVEKLSEQFGLSRVQLYRKVKALLGESVNDYIQHVRLKKASQLLLEGQLTVAEIAYQVGYSSPGYFSTAFKGKYACSPSEYREKQSDTSTQ; encoded by the coding sequence GTGATGGAGGCTGAAATGGACCGGGAGCTCGCTTTTCACCCCGAACTGGATTTTGAGGTCTTGGTAGCCGACAACAACAGCCAAACTCAAATTGGGCAGATTCGGGAATTGGCCAGCACGGGCATTGACCTATTGATTGTTTCGCCCAATGAATCTATTCCGCTGACCCCTGTTGTTGAAGAAGTTAACCGATCAGGCATCCCGGTCATTTTAATCGACCGCAAAACAGAATCGGAACGCTACACCGCCTTCATTGGAGCCGACAATTACGAAATCGGAGCAACTGCCGCCAACTACATCGCCAGCCAATTTCCGAAAGGGGTCCATATCATCGAACTGCAACTTGGCATGACGATGACTCCGGCCCAGGGCCGGAGCCGCGGGTTCAGGGATGCCTCGATAAAGTTTTCGGGTATGGAAACAGTGGCGCAAATAGAAATGACGGCGGGGATGGATGACCTGAAAGCTCAGTTTCTGGATGCCCTTCAACAGCATCCCGAAGCCCGTGCCATCTTCGCCCATAGCGATTTTCTGGCGGAAAACGCCTACCGGTGGGCCCAGGAAGCAGGCAGGACGGATGAGCTGTTTTTTTTGGGGATTGACGGTATCCCCGGATTGGGCAAAGGCATACAGGCAGTTGAAGACGGCGTGCTCGATGCTTCGCTGCTCTATCCCACCGGAGGCGCCGAAGCCATCCAACTTGCGCTGGCCATTCTGAATAACCTGCCCTTTGAGAAAAACAATATCCTTCAGACGATTGTGATCAATAAGAGCAATGCCCGTATTCTCCATTTGCAGATGAAAAAAGTAGAAAGCCTCCAGCGCAGCATCGATGGCCAGAAGGAAGCTATTGAAGACCTCAACACCGTCTACCTCAACCAGCGCGTTTATATTTTTATTTTGATATTGAGCCTTTTGCTGGCGGTTGTGTCGGGAGGTGTCCTGCTGAAATCGCTCAAAGCAAAAGAGGAAATGAACAGGAACCTGGAGGCGAGAAACCAGGAAGTGCTGGAGCAGCAGCAGCAAATCGTTGCCATGTCGGAAGAACTGAAACTGGCCACGCAGGCGAAGATGGATTTTTTCACCAACATCTCTCATGAATTCCGCACCCCGCTCACGCTTATCCTGGGATACATCGAGGGCATGCTTTCCCGGCCGGGAGGCGGTGGAAAGGCAGCCCGGCAAGACCTGGGCATGGTGCGCAAAAATGCCCTTCGCCTGTTGCGCCTGGTCAATCAATTAATGGATTTCAGGAAAACGGAAAGCGGGAAGATGGCCCTGCGCGCGAGCGAAAATGACCTGGTGGCCTTTACCCTGGAGATTGTGGGAGCCTACCGGAAAATGGCAGACAAACGCAACATCGAACTGGGGTTTTTCTCCGTGGAAAAAGAATTGACCGTGTGGTTCGACGGAAATATGATGGACAAGGTGTTGTTCAACCTGTTGTCCAATGCCTTCAAGTTCACGCCCGACGGCGGCAGGATACAGTTGGCTGTCATCAAGGATTCCATCGCCGAAAAGGCCATCGTGAAGGTGGAAGACAATGGGCGGGGGATGTCGAAAGAAGAGGCGGAGCGCGCGTTCGAGCAGTTTTACCAGGGCAGGAACCACAAATCCCGCGGCACTGGCCTGGGTTTATCATTGTCAAAGGAACTGGTGGGGCTGCACGCCGGAGATATCGCCTTATGGAGCGAGCCCGCTAAAGGGACCCGCTTTGAAGTTACCCTTCCCCTGGGCTCGGCGCATCTGAGGGAGGACCAGATGGTGAACTCAAAACCGGACAGCCTTTCTTATGACGAACTGATCTTTTTGGAAGAAGAAGAACACCAAACGGACATTTTGGCGAACGCCCCCACCGATGCTGAACATACCCTGCTCATCGTTGAAGACAACAACGACCTGCGCCTCTTTTTAAAGAATCAATTCGGCAGAGCCTACCACATCCGGGAAGCTGCCGATGGCAACGAAGGCCTGGACATGGCTCTGGAGGAAGTCCCCGACCTCATTATTGCCGACATCATGATGCCCGGGCGGGACGGCCTGGCCCTTACCCGCATGCTTAAAACCGACCTGCGCACCTCCCACATTCCCATTGTGCTGCTTACCGCCCAAAGCACCATGGAGCAGAAAATTGAAGGCATACAAACGGGCGCCGATGCTTATGTGACCAAGCCGTTCAACCTGGCTTTCCTTTCTGAAATCATCAAAAACCTCCTGCATGGCCGTAAAATACTGGAAGAGCGTTTCAGCGGCGTTTTCCAACCCAGCCAGCTCCCTTCCGGCATGGGCGGCCTGGACGAACAGTTTTTGCGCAAGTTCACCCAGCATGTGGAAGCACATTATGAAGATCAGAACCTGACGGTGGAAAAACTGAGCGAGCAGTTCGGATTGTCGAGGGTGCAGCTGTACCGAAAGGTGAAAGCCCTGCTGGGCGAAAGCGTGAACGACTACATCCAGCACGTGCGCCTCAAGAAAGCCAGCCAATTGCTGCTGGAAGGCCAACTGACGGTGGCGGAAATTGCCTACCAGGTCGGGTACTCCTCGCCGGGTTATTTCTCTACTGCCTTTAAAGGGAAATATGCCTGTTCGCCTTCAGAATACCGGGAAAAACAAAGCGATACGTCCACTCAGTAG